One segment of Nitrospirota bacterium DNA contains the following:
- a CDS encoding DsrE family protein gives MENKKFVFILTSSFDRPDVTAGALQLATNMKALDIELDFFLMDNAAPLARKGFAETLTWQKKDEFSPIHELMKTLVEDFGVTFYVCASCVKHYGLDQAELIANAEIKPGSFLGEMLLERQALTF, from the coding sequence ATGGAGAACAAGAAGTTCGTCTTCATCCTCACCTCGTCCTTCGACAGGCCCGACGTCACGGCCGGGGCCTTGCAGCTTGCCACCAACATGAAGGCCCTGGACATCGAGCTGGATTTCTTTCTCATGGACAACGCCGCCCCCCTGGCCAGGAAGGGGTTCGCCGAAACCCTGACGTGGCAGAAAAAGGACGAGTTCTCCCCCATCCACGAGCTGATGAAGACCCTCGTGGAGGACTTCGGCGTGACCTTTTACGTCTGCGCCTCTTGCGTGAAGCACTACGGCCTGGACCAGGCCGAGCTCATCGCCAATGCCGAGATAAAGCCCGGCTCTTTTCTCGGGGAGATGCTCCTTGAGAGGCAGGCCCTCACGTTCTGA
- a CDS encoding DUF134 domain-containing protein, producing the protein MSPRLKKPRRCRCVFKGEAFKPAGIPLAELRTVTMYPDELEALRLCDREGLTQEEAGKRMGVSRGTVQRILTGARGKAALALTDCRAIVLEETVCAKNRDTEKKPKGG; encoded by the coding sequence GTGTCCCCCCGCCTGAAGAAACCCCGCCGCTGCCGGTGCGTCTTCAAGGGAGAGGCCTTCAAGCCCGCGGGCATCCCCCTGGCCGAGCTTCGGACGGTGACCATGTACCCCGACGAGCTTGAGGCCCTCCGCCTTTGCGACCGGGAGGGCCTCACCCAGGAGGAGGCCGGCAAGCGGATGGGCGTTTCCCGGGGCACCGTGCAGCGGATACTGACCGGCGCACGGGGCAAGGCTGCCCTGGCCCTGACCGACTGCAGGGCCATCGTCCTTGAGGAGACCGTCTGCGCGAAGAACCGCGATACGGAGAAAAAACCCAAAGGAGGCTAA
- a CDS encoding DUF2892 domain-containing protein: protein MKKNVGGLDRVVRIVLGIAGIVIGLVVSMATWGEVVLVVVGAILVVTAFVSF, encoded by the coding sequence ATGAAGAAAAACGTCGGCGGCCTTGACCGCGTGGTGCGCATCGTCCTGGGCATCGCGGGCATCGTTATCGGTCTTGTCGTCTCCATGGCCACCTGGGGAGAGGTTGTTCTGGTGGTCGTGGGCGCCATCCTCGTTGTCACCGCGTTTGTCAGTTTTTGA
- a CDS encoding cytochrome P460 family protein, producing MRNVSKIFLILAVILGLTVAAFAIHETQPAESAKTLPRADAGSLWTYISRTDPYHQWDLWPGKGKLYEGREPHGAYLTLYTNDTAHFAAQYASRMKDGAILVKENYNPEKKLVAITVMYKIKGYNPSADDWFFAKYTPEGEVQAGGKVKTCIDCHGTRENNDFIFTGKVAPY from the coding sequence ATGCGTAATGTATCGAAGATTTTTCTGATTCTGGCCGTTATCCTGGGCCTGACGGTTGCGGCCTTCGCCATCCATGAGACCCAGCCCGCCGAAAGTGCCAAGACCCTGCCCCGGGCGGACGCCGGGAGCCTGTGGACGTATATCAGCAGGACCGACCCGTACCATCAGTGGGACCTCTGGCCGGGGAAGGGAAAGCTCTACGAGGGGCGGGAGCCCCACGGCGCCTACCTGACGCTTTACACGAACGACACGGCGCATTTCGCCGCGCAGTACGCTTCCCGGATGAAGGACGGGGCCATCCTCGTCAAGGAAAATTACAACCCGGAGAAGAAACTGGTGGCAATCACGGTGATGTACAAGATAAAGGGCTACAACCCCTCGGCAGACGACTGGTTCTTCGCGAAGTACACGCCCGAGGGGGAGGTCCAGGCCGGGGGCAAGGTGAAGACCTGCATCGACTGCCACGGGACCAGGGAAAACAACGACTTCATCTTCACGGGCAAGGTGGCCCCTTATTGA
- a CDS encoding phosphoribosyltransferase family protein: MAGRLLEDRTLRDRRFIFRDRVDAGRRLAEFLRAEARGDELVLGIPAGGVPVGYALMKGLGLAFDLLVVRKLRIPGNPEAGFGALAPDGRMVLNDTLLRGLGLGREDIEREAERTRKVMEHRNETYRHGRPFPDVRGRRVIVTDDGLASGYTMLAALGFLGRRGAGSLVVAVPTASLRTVRTVQREADLVACLNVRSGFPFAVAEAYMHWHDLTDEEVMDIVDRSRQTQGG, encoded by the coding sequence GTGGCGGGAAGGCTTCTGGAGGACAGGACGCTGAGGGACCGGAGGTTCATCTTCCGGGACAGGGTGGATGCGGGCAGGCGCCTGGCGGAGTTTCTGAGGGCGGAGGCGAGGGGGGACGAGCTTGTCCTGGGCATACCGGCCGGAGGCGTGCCGGTGGGCTACGCGCTTATGAAGGGTCTCGGGCTTGCGTTCGACCTCCTGGTGGTGCGCAAGCTCCGGATTCCCGGCAATCCCGAGGCCGGTTTCGGGGCCCTGGCCCCCGACGGCCGCATGGTTCTGAACGACACGCTGCTCAGGGGGCTGGGCCTGGGCAGGGAGGACATCGAGCGCGAGGCCGAGCGGACCAGGAAGGTCATGGAGCACCGCAACGAGACGTACCGGCACGGAAGGCCCTTTCCCGATGTCCGGGGCCGCCGGGTCATCGTGACCGACGACGGCCTGGCCTCGGGCTACACCATGCTGGCCGCCCTGGGGTTCCTCGGGCGCCGCGGGGCGGGCTCCCTCGTCGTGGCCGTGCCCACGGCCTCCCTGCGCACCGTCCGGACGGTGCAGAGAGAGGCCGACCTGGTGGCCTGCCTCAATGTCCGCAGCGGGTTTCCCTTCGCCGTGGCCGAGGCCTACATGCACTGGCATGACCTGACGGACGAGGAGGTCATGGATATCGTGGACAGGTCGAGACAGACGCAGGGAGGCTGA
- a CDS encoding cytochrome c, with product MPLLLYKSLLSIVLLATVLFGMFTMFEVFGKAEARYDARKIIRLHKINGVLYVILFLYIGYLCLGYLKRSQAEPSPRVALHGLLALGVFLLLLLKVVSIHFYRKYYEQAKVLGILIGLLSLAMVGVSGGYYMLVVGFGELRPPPPAGAMVKPADIVLKTDEASIQAGRRLYEDKCTFCHDPNGRETVVGPGHKGILKREVLPVSGRPATVENVVKQLQHPYRKMPSFAYLDKKQLEDIVAYLNTL from the coding sequence ATGCCTTTACTCCTTTATAAATCGCTCCTTTCCATCGTGCTTCTGGCCACCGTCCTCTTCGGGATGTTCACGATGTTCGAGGTCTTCGGCAAGGCCGAGGCCAGGTACGACGCCCGAAAGATAATCCGGCTGCACAAGATAAACGGCGTCCTCTATGTCATCCTGTTTCTTTACATCGGCTATCTCTGCCTGGGGTACCTCAAGAGGAGCCAGGCAGAGCCCTCCCCGCGGGTGGCGTTGCACGGGCTCCTGGCCCTCGGCGTCTTCCTGCTCCTTCTGCTCAAGGTCGTCTCCATTCACTTCTACAGGAAGTACTACGAGCAGGCCAAGGTCCTGGGCATCCTCATCGGCCTTCTGAGCCTGGCCATGGTCGGCGTTTCGGGAGGGTACTACATGCTCGTGGTGGGTTTCGGGGAGCTCAGGCCCCCGCCGCCGGCCGGGGCCATGGTCAAGCCCGCCGACATCGTGCTCAAGACGGATGAGGCGAGCATCCAGGCGGGAAGGAGGCTTTACGAGGACAAGTGCACCTTCTGCCATGACCCCAACGGCAGGGAGACGGTGGTGGGCCCCGGGCACAAGGGCATTCTCAAGAGGGAGGTGCTGCCGGTGAGCGGCAGGCCGGCAACGGTTGAAAACGTGGTCAAGCAGCTCCAGCATCCCTATAGGAAGATGCCCTCCTTCGCCTACCTGGACAAGAAGCAGCTGGAGGACATCGTGGCGTATCTGAATACGCTCTGA
- a CDS encoding DUF763 domain-containing protein, which produces MPRSGTAILPLHHGKAPAWLFRRMAALSREILTLTVAEFGADAFLRMLSDPWWFQALGSVLGFDWHSSGLTTTVTGALKEGIRGLEGELGVHFAGGKGAASRKTPEHILLAAEKTGTDPAGLVHASRMAAKVDNAALQDGYQLYHHVFVFTTRGSWAVIQQGMNPLDRTARRYHWLSEGLEDFVVEPHRAVCSEQRGGAVLNMTARESRAAREAAALLGREEPERLIRELTMPARHNLDLSDLRPERLRSTFLRTYENQPQTFQSLLGLQGVGPKTVRALALLSELLFGAPASVRDPARFSFAHGGKDGTPYPVDRETYDGTIGVMKKAIRSARVGNRDKVEAFKRLHTYFGEAA; this is translated from the coding sequence ATGCCCCGTAGCGGTACGGCGATACTGCCGCTTCACCACGGCAAAGCGCCCGCCTGGCTTTTCCGCCGGATGGCGGCCCTGTCGCGCGAAATCCTCACCCTGACGGTGGCGGAGTTTGGCGCGGACGCATTCCTTCGGATGCTCTCGGACCCCTGGTGGTTTCAGGCCCTGGGCTCGGTGCTGGGCTTCGACTGGCACAGCAGCGGGCTGACTACGACGGTGACCGGCGCCCTCAAGGAAGGCATCAGGGGGCTGGAGGGGGAGTTGGGCGTGCACTTCGCCGGCGGCAAGGGGGCTGCCTCGCGAAAGACCCCCGAGCACATCCTCCTGGCCGCCGAAAAGACCGGGACGGACCCCGCCGGACTGGTTCATGCAAGCAGGATGGCCGCCAAGGTGGATAACGCGGCCCTTCAGGACGGCTACCAGCTTTACCACCACGTGTTCGTCTTCACCACCCGGGGCTCCTGGGCGGTGATTCAGCAGGGCATGAACCCCCTGGACAGGACCGCCCGGCGGTACCACTGGCTCTCGGAGGGCCTCGAGGACTTCGTGGTGGAGCCCCACAGGGCGGTCTGCTCCGAGCAGCGGGGCGGAGCCGTCCTGAACATGACGGCCCGGGAGAGCCGGGCGGCCAGGGAGGCCGCGGCCCTGCTGGGCCGCGAGGAGCCGGAACGGCTCATCCGGGAGCTCACGATGCCCGCGCGGCATAACCTGGACCTCTCGGACCTCAGGCCCGAGCGCTTGCGAAGCACCTTCCTCAGGACATACGAGAACCAGCCCCAAACATTCCAGTCCCTCCTGGGCCTCCAGGGAGTGGGGCCCAAGACGGTGCGGGCCCTGGCTCTCCTCTCGGAGCTCCTCTTCGGGGCCCCCGCCAGTGTTCGGGACCCGGCACGCTTCAGCTTCGCCCACGGGGGCAAGGACGGCACCCCCTACCCGGTGGACAGGGAGACATACGACGGAACCATCGGCGTCATGAAGAAGGCCATCCGGTCGGCCAGGGTGGGAAACCGCGACAAGGTGGAAGCCTTCAAGAGACTGCATACCTATTTCGGGGAGGCGGCATGA
- a CDS encoding DUF296 domain-containing protein has translation MNYQMGRAGRVTVVRFDDGDEVLGNIARIARTENIRAAVLYLVGGMRRGRFVVGPETENELPPRPLWRELAESHEVLGVGTVFWQGEEPRVHLHGAFGKGDRVRVGCLREQTETFLVLEAVIIEIEGVTAVREMDPATGMALLKL, from the coding sequence ATGAATTATCAGATGGGCAGAGCGGGACGGGTTACGGTGGTGCGTTTTGACGACGGCGACGAGGTCCTGGGCAACATCGCCCGCATCGCCAGGACGGAAAACATCCGGGCCGCCGTCCTTTACCTGGTGGGCGGCATGCGCAGGGGGCGTTTCGTGGTGGGGCCCGAGACGGAGAACGAGCTTCCCCCCAGGCCCCTCTGGCGCGAGCTGGCCGAGAGCCACGAAGTGCTCGGCGTGGGGACGGTCTTCTGGCAGGGCGAGGAGCCCAGGGTGCACCTGCACGGGGCCTTCGGAAAGGGCGACCGGGTGCGGGTGGGCTGCCTGAGGGAGCAGACCGAGACTTTCCTCGTCCTTGAGGCCGTCATCATCGAGATAGAGGGTGTCACCGCGGTGCGCGAGATGGACCCCGCAACGGGGATGGCCCTGCTCAAGCTCTAG
- a CDS encoding nitroreductase family protein produces the protein MAAVRGRRSVRRFEDRPVPKALEDKLVEALLWAPSAGNLQSRKFYLVRNKDVKKHLAEAALGQSFIARAPLVVVGCTDAGIGARYGERGTFLYTIQDVATSIMCMMLAAHGEGLGSVWVGAFQEARVARVLGLPGHLRPVAVVPVGYPARVPAAPPRVSREEAVVEID, from the coding sequence ATGGCCGCTGTCAGAGGGAGGCGGAGCGTCCGGCGCTTTGAGGACCGCCCGGTGCCGAAAGCCCTGGAGGACAAGCTCGTCGAGGCCCTCCTCTGGGCCCCCAGCGCCGGAAACCTCCAGTCCCGGAAGTTCTACCTGGTGCGGAACAAGGACGTGAAAAAGCACCTGGCGGAGGCGGCCCTGGGGCAGAGCTTCATCGCCCGGGCGCCCCTGGTCGTGGTGGGCTGCACGGACGCCGGGATAGGCGCCCGGTACGGCGAGCGCGGAACCTTCCTGTACACCATACAGGACGTCGCGACGAGCATCATGTGCATGATGCTTGCGGCCCACGGGGAAGGGCTCGGCTCGGTCTGGGTGGGCGCCTTTCAGGAAGCCCGGGTGGCCCGTGTCCTGGGTCTCCCCGGCCACCTGCGGCCGGTGGCCGTCGTGCCGGTGGGCTATCCCGCCAGGGTCCCCGCGGCCCCGCCCAGGGTCTCGCGCGAAGAAGCGGTGGTGGAGATAGACTGA
- the phoU gene encoding phosphate signaling complex protein PhoU, protein MVMRGNELKWLSDMLVRMAAMVETAIKKSVHSLVERDDDMAREVIAGDHEINAVDVHIDEECIRLLALIQPVASDLRTITTAMKITTDLERIGDNAVNIAERALELNQEPILKPYVDVPTMANIARRMVKDAIDAFVNHDKRLAMDVILRDDEMDDLNEAVVEELSAIMSRDPTTVYRATKITYISKYLERMGDHATNIAEMVIYMIEGRIIRHMAPFKKQEGEEGPPSG, encoded by the coding sequence ATGGTGATGCGGGGCAACGAGCTCAAGTGGCTGAGCGACATGCTCGTCCGGATGGCGGCGATGGTGGAGACGGCCATCAAGAAGTCCGTCCACTCCCTGGTGGAAAGGGACGACGACATGGCCCGCGAGGTCATCGCGGGCGACCACGAGATAAACGCCGTGGACGTCCACATAGACGAGGAGTGCATCCGCCTCCTGGCCCTCATCCAGCCCGTGGCCTCGGACCTCAGGACCATCACCACGGCCATGAAGATAACCACGGACCTGGAGCGCATCGGGGACAACGCCGTCAACATAGCGGAGCGCGCCCTGGAGTTGAACCAGGAGCCCATCCTGAAGCCCTACGTCGACGTCCCCACCATGGCGAACATCGCCCGCCGCATGGTCAAGGACGCCATAGACGCCTTCGTCAACCACGACAAGCGCCTGGCCATGGACGTCATCCTCCGGGACGACGAGATGGACGACCTCAACGAGGCCGTGGTGGAGGAGCTCTCGGCCATCATGAGCCGCGACCCCACCACCGTCTACCGGGCCACGAAAATCACCTACATCTCGAAGTACCTCGAACGCATGGGCGACCACGCCACCAACATCGCCGAGATGGTCATCTACATGATAGAGGGCAGGATCATCCGGCACATGGCCCCCTTCAAGAAACAGGAGGGCGAGGAAGGCCCGCCCTCCGGGTGA
- the pstB gene encoding phosphate ABC transporter ATP-binding protein PstB has translation MQDPVVTVRDLNLYYGESHTLKDISMDMAANRVTAFIGPSGCGKSTLLRCLNRLNDLVDGVRIEGTVTIGGRDIYDPSVDVAELRKRVGMVFQRSNPFPKSIYENVAYGPRIAGVRGREDLDELVERSLRDAALWDEVKDRLGASALGLSGGQQQRLCIARAIAVEPEILLMDEPCSALDPLATGKIEELMVELKRDYTIVIVTHNMQEAARVSDFTAFMYLGELIEYTDTEALFIHPREKLTENYITGRFG, from the coding sequence ATCCAGGACCCCGTCGTCACCGTCAGGGACCTGAACCTCTACTACGGCGAGAGCCATACCCTGAAGGACATCTCCATGGACATGGCCGCAAACCGGGTGACGGCCTTCATCGGTCCCTCCGGGTGCGGGAAGTCCACCCTGCTTCGCTGCCTGAACCGCCTGAACGACCTCGTCGACGGGGTGCGCATCGAGGGGACCGTGACGATAGGCGGCAGGGACATCTACGACCCCTCGGTGGACGTGGCCGAGCTCAGAAAGAGGGTGGGCATGGTCTTTCAGCGCTCGAACCCCTTTCCCAAGTCCATCTACGAAAACGTCGCCTACGGCCCCCGGATAGCGGGCGTCCGGGGGCGCGAGGACCTGGACGAGCTCGTGGAGCGGAGCCTCCGGGACGCCGCCCTCTGGGACGAGGTGAAGGACCGGCTCGGGGCAAGCGCCCTGGGGCTCTCGGGCGGACAGCAGCAGCGCCTGTGCATCGCGCGGGCCATAGCCGTGGAGCCCGAGATTCTCCTCATGGACGAGCCCTGCTCGGCCCTGGACCCCCTGGCCACGGGAAAGATAGAGGAGCTCATGGTGGAGCTCAAGCGGGATTACACCATCGTCATCGTCACCCACAACATGCAGGAGGCGGCCCGGGTCTCGGATTTCACCGCCTTCATGTACCTGGGGGAGCTCATCGAGTACACCGACACGGAGGCGCTCTTCATCCACCCGAGGGAGAAGCTCACGGAGAATTACATCACGGGGAGATTCGGCTGA